GAAGACCTAAGATTCTACTGAATCCATTTTAAGCTACAGAACTCCTGAATGAATTTTTTGGGCGTAATCTCAGGGTAATGTTCATATGACTGCCGTTCAACTGTTTACATACTAGTTTTAGGCATAAATACTTAACAATAAACGCGCTGTTACTTTACGGAATAACGGAAATGGCATTGGGCACTAAGATTGCCTTATGTATAGCTCAACAAACTAAAGCTGTCAACAGATTAAAATGAAATACAACGAGCTAATGATACACGTTTTCTCCTATAGAAGATCCCATTAATAATTGCTTCCCTGCCTGAGCAGCATCTACTGAAAAACACAACTGTCCACTAATTAATTACAACATAGTAGCCATTAAACACAGTATTATTGTCATATGAAGGCCGGTTTCAGTTATCTGACTGTATCAAATTTATTAGAAGATTTGTGTAGATATGCTTTCTGTTGTAAAAATTTTCTTTCGTGATGAATGTGCTTGCAGTTATTTATGTTAAAGTTTCTATTTTCGtagcaaaatataattttttttgctaAATGTTAGCGACACCAGTATAAGAAGAATTACGAATGGTATAAATCAATCATTACATGTACTAAAATTCGTCGTAATTTGTTATGCCTTGCTCATATACAAGGACGTACAGCGTGTATTACGTGACTATTTACCTTCGTAATTTAGCTAAGTGATTTGGTTTCCATAATTGCAGCTTCTGTCGAACATCAGACAAACACAAAGAAATTTGGTAGACTTACGTTTGAAGACGAATGAATCGGTGTACAGCATGTTGTGCCTCTTCTCGTTGGCGGTCAGCTCCTTGCCGTAGACGTCGTAGCGGGGGCCGAAGAAGAAGCGCACGAACACGTCGATGTCCTTGTCACTGGTGACCTTGATGTGGTAGTTGAACGGCTTGTGTGTCAGCCGCTGCGTGCGGGCGACCACGTTCAGCTTGGCGCCTTCCTCCACGCTTTCGACCGGAATAGCGTTATTCAGCTCGAAATCGTAGTCGTCGAAGTACGTCACCAGCTTGTCGACGGTCAGGCTCTCGACTTTCACTccaggcagcagcagctggaaaggGAGGCACCACGTGAAccgaattacaagatctgcttctctGGAGACATTTACTGCACATATTTTCGATGTTCTTCAGACGTGCTGTTCCACGCACCAAATTAACTTAAACTGAAACACTGACTTTTAGCATAAAAAGATGTATAGGCTAAGAGGAACACCATGTGATTAAAAGTCACGTCCAAGAAGATAAATGGGGTGAACCAGAGCTTCACTGGCAACAttacagaggtggtagtatggacaaaaaacacgaaaaaacgtccagtaaacatcaGCTCTAAGTTCATACCTTAAGAAacatgaacacttgctcagtagatgAGAAATGTTGCTTATAACTCGTAAGGTAGTCTGTGCACTTCAGAGCCAGTATTTACTAACACATTCTTCTTCTTGTGATCTATACCGGTACTACCACCTTTCAAATTTGTCGAGAAGTTCTGGTTCACCCTAATtctcttatgggacataatctttttaatcaccctgtatgaaCATTCCTTTTTCTCTTTTTACATTTGCATTATAAATAGTAGAACCGTTATGAATAAAATGAGATGTATACTGGAATataagaaatttattttgaaatcatAATGCTATAACTGAAATTGAATCCAAGTTCTAAAAAAATATGTTCCCCATATGTTATGGTCTTACGGACACCCGATGTGAAGGAGAAAAAAGATTTCCTGCCACATTAAAATAATGGCATATAATGAAAACTGTCGTAAGACATCGATATGCCACTCTATTGCCTGGTTTACATTTCTTAGGGAACACACTTCTCGTGTCTCAAAATTTCAGTCAAAACTACTGCCTCAATTTTCCGCTAAGCATCAGCAAAGAAATTCTTTACTACACCTTCCTGTGCGACGTGTTCATAgagttgtaacattacatacaaGTGTAGTACCAGTATAATCGGCTATATATCTTTTTTCACTAAAGATATTCTAGTTTCACCAGAAATTTAGAGATCACCAAATACCATCGTTTTAAATGTTCAGTTGAGTTGGTCATATTTGCAGAAACTATATGAAGTGTGTTGATCCTTTTCCACCTCAGTATTCATTTGCATCGGGAACAATATTCAAAGGCATGAACTAATGTATTACGAAGTCACCAGCTTATTGTAATTCTAGTGCAAAAGAATTTGAATAAAAatcaaatgttggaaatgtgtttgTGTAAACGAGATTAACAGTTTTGTGGCTCACTGCCGACTTACTGTTTTTACGTTTCTCTATCTTTTATCGCCTACAGATATGTAACTAATAAGAAAAATTAGGAGCCTTTTGACGGCATCAGACCCAAGTACATTAAGTGCAAAGTATTCCTTTAGAAATGAGGTATTGTACTTCTTCTTCATGCAAAGCAATACAACTTAAAAATAGGTTTTTTAGGATATGGTTGCTGAAATAGTCTGGCGTTGGGTCAAAACCCAGTGAAATAAATACAAAcagctttctcctgtctcatattgacaataaactgagaaaataaattaatgtgatCTTTTGTTATTACCTGGTTCCTTGAGTATGGTCCCAGCCTCTCCTTAAACTGATCAAGGATAGAGGCAACTCGCGCAGCAACCTTGTAGAAGGCGGGGTTGCTGAAGGAAGAGGCTGGGGTGACGCTCTAGAAGAGAAAAAAACATAGTCTAAGAAAACAGGCACTGACtcggagaatggcattccacaGCAAACAGACAGGCATTAAACCAGTACTTACGCTTGGACCGGCAGCGAGAGACAGGAGGCTTCTGTAGAACGAGCCGTAGTAGTCCTTGTTGATGGAGTCCGCATTGCCTTCCACAATTCTTCCAAGGATCTCAATGCTGAGAGGGTCATTCAGTGAGTATCTTGTGAAGTTGCTCTGAAGAGAGAAAATGTTTTACACGCCACTGGAACGTACAGTCCAACATATCAAATAAGGGTTCTGTCTTTGGACTTACGTCAAATACAAATCCTGCATCGATGGCTTCACGAAGCCTCTTCTCCAGCGTGCTCAGGTACTGCACGAGGGGACCCTGGGGGACGACTCCGTTGATGGGCTTCGTGTAGTCGATGGGCTCCACGTCTGGGAGGTGGTTCGACAGCCTCTCCAGGTTGTACCTGCCGACGATGGCCTTGATGCCGTAGTAGAACTGGTCTCCACGGCGTGTGTAGTTGGCCTGGTTATACTCCGGCATCTTGGCCCAGAAGGGGTAGCGGTAGTGCATGAAGTCCAGGTAGGCGTTGAGGCCCACGTCCTCAGTATAGTACGAGACCAGCTCATCGGCGTTGCGAGCGAACGGCTGCCCGCTGTAGTTGACGCGGATCACGTACGGGTTCTCCTTGTTGAAGGCCTTGCCTGTTGGAATTAACGCAGTAGAGTTGGTTGGCTACACTTCGCAGGTACATTGTCATAGTACTGTTGGTATTTAATTGTGTGGAACTAATGAAATAGTCTGATAAGCTGTTCGCCTCAGATATTTCGGGAACTGTTCAAGACATCATAACTATCTTTTCATCCAGTTGGAATGTGAGAAGTTCCTCAATAATCGATGTGTGGTATCCGTATGTAGCTACCGCgttgttatacagggct
This genomic stretch from Schistocerca cancellata isolate TAMUIC-IGC-003103 chromosome 2, iqSchCanc2.1, whole genome shotgun sequence harbors:
- the LOC126161402 gene encoding allergen Cr-PI-like, producing MAARGTATILIAACALVGLARATINPEPHVVADKDFLLRQKKLLEVFWHVGQPTVDPEQKVISETFNLEENVNNFKDPELVKKFVNYYTHGYFKQRGEQFSIYNKLDQIQAKALVDLLYQANDFETFYKTSVWARDHLNEGLFVYALNVAKLHREDLFDVVLPPFYELYPHLYVSPDVIKEAWEAALQGKAFNKENPYVIRVNYSGQPFARNADELVSYYTEDVGLNAYLDFMHYRYPFWAKMPEYNQANYTRRGDQFYYGIKAIVGRYNLERLSNHLPDVEPIDYTKPINGVVPQGPLVQYLSTLEKRLREAIDAGFVFDSNFTRYSLNDPLSIEILGRIVEGNADSINKDYYGSFYRSLLSLAAGPSSVTPASSFSNPAFYKVAARVASILDQFKERLGPYSRNQLLLPGVKVESLTVDKLVTYFDDYDFELNNAIPVESVEEGAKLNVVARTQRLTHKPFNYHIKVTSDKDIDVFVRFFFGPRYDVYGKELTANEKRHNMLYTDSFVFKLKKGENELVRNSRQFNYYGQLPLTYSKLYQRTAEAITSGSEVYVDDFVKKFGDPEGLILPRGTRSGLPLSSYVIITPFTHKTISRINPYTDDIGAKISFFPFDRPINELEFDVPNSYFGEAVVVHRNGDEINRV